A genomic region of Haliotis asinina isolate JCU_RB_2024 chromosome 1, JCU_Hal_asi_v2, whole genome shotgun sequence contains the following coding sequences:
- the LOC137284080 gene encoding E3 ubiquitin-protein ligase TRIM71-like, with protein sequence MSDSISASNIQSYLTECPVCSEQFDDVARPPRRMSCCVQCVCQPCLQQIFNEDDKTLLCPLSHHKHELLDGITSLPTELITSKILDYQKIQSDERVACTDCPSNNQAVASCEECCAFLCKDCKITHDQHRLSRYHRTKTFDEIKRSPIHTLKRLHECSLHPQRQEFFCNTCEQIICVSCTVEEHREGMGHTFVSLDKAHNEKSTQIDNMLNQLDEKAVELTQTEQDLLHKVDNMHVSAEAAKQDINRCFEKMLEELQQRKAILLMEVEERSGTDVKLTEEILQSTRKLLAKVRSSTDYIRQMRRMADNVEDLRLILSSTTSLNGILMEVPKKVKFESRGTVFAPVNLNHLESTIKMAGMVRSVTFTPTRKPKYVPEKTVYNTITLEPAEVPKVTGADISLSKVENMPITCTYLEWDTNLSNRDVTVEGTVVSNVKPDVPPRDTGCRIQSPRCVITSKPLTMRTGRIDMFQVKSRFILKQKVEKNTMLFETALTPSPLDSQWNQLFGLSVSIVACPYHKQKLCVWVRCGTLVTHLPLYKNEVGVVRELHWNFVLDGNKHKTHVSNVCDGTTFSTVPDVVHNTPLWVMMYVSLPSTSEMTGELISGHNINSKCEMHVS encoded by the exons ATGTCTGATTCCATCTCAGCGTCAAATATCCAAAGTTATTTGACAGAATGTCCAGTATGTTCTGAACAATTTGATGATGTTGCTCGCCCTCCCCGTCGTATGTCGTGCTGTGTACAGTGTGTCTGTCAGCCATGTCTTCAGCAGATCTTCAATGAAGATGACAAGACCTTGCTCTGCCCTTTGAGTCACCACAAGCATGAACTTCTCGATGGAATTACCTCTCTTCCTACTGAGCTTATCACATCAAAGATTCTGGACTACCAGAAAATACAAAGTGATGAGCGGGTGGCATGTACCGATTGCCCAAGCAACAACCAGGCTGTGGCAAGTTGTGAAGAATGCTgtgcatttttatgcaaagacTGTAAGATAACCCATGACCAACATAGATTGTCACGATATcacagaactaaaacattcgATGAAATTAAACGTTCGCCAATACACACATTGAAACGACTCCATGAGTGCAGTCTTCACCCACAGCGACAGGAGTTTTTCTGCAATACTTGTGAGCAGATCATATGCGTTTCCTGTACTGTGGAGGAACACCGTGAAGGGATGGGACACACGTTTGTGTCTTTGGATAAAGCACACAATGAGAAGTCAACACAAATTGACAACATGCTAAATCAACTTGACGAAAAGGCTGTAGAACTGACTCAGACAGAACAAGATTTGTTGCACAAAGTCGACAACATGCACGTGTCAGCAGAGGCAGCCAAACAGGATATCAACCGATGCTTTGAGAAGATGCTAGAAGAGTTACAACAGAGAAAGGCAATCCTCCTAATGGAGGTTGAAGAGAGATCCGGTACCGACGTGAAACTGACGGAGGAGATCCTCCAGTCAACAAGGAAGTTGCTGGCGAAAGTGAGATCTTCTACGGATTATATAAGGCAGATGAGAAGAATGGCTGACAACGTCGAAGATCTTCGTCTTATTCTTTCATCCACAACCTCATTGAATGGCATTTTAATGGAGGTACCAAAGAAAGTGAAGTTTGAAAGTAGGGGCACAGTCTTTGCACCAGTCAACCTGAATCATCTTGAATCAACTATTAAGATGGCTGGCATGGTTAGGTCTGTCACATTCACGCCAACACGGAAGCCAAAATATGTACCAGAGAAGACAGTCTACAACACAATCACTCTGGAGCCAGCTGAGGTACCAAAAG TGACGGGTGCGGACATAAGTCTCTCAAAGGTGGAAAATATGCCTATCACAT GCACCTATTTGGAGTGGGACACGAATCTTTCCAATCGTGATGTGACAGTAGAAGGGACTGTAGTGTCTAACGTCAAGCCAGATGTCCCGCCTCGTGACACCGGATGTAGAATTCAATCACCGAGGTGCGTCATAACGTCGAAACCGCTGACAATGAGAACTGGCCGCATTGACATGTTCCAGGTGAAGTCTCGCTTCATTCTGAAACAGAAGGTTGAGAAGAATACAATGCTATTTGAAACGGCCCTTACTCCCTCCCCATTAGATTCCCAGTGGAACCAGCTGTTTGGGTTGAGTGTAAGCATTGTAGCGTGTCCTTACCACAAGCAGAAGCTGTGCGTCTGGGTGAGGTGCGGGACACTTGTCACTCATTTGCCACTGTACAAGAATGAAGTTGGCGTGGTCCGTGAGCTGCACTGGAATTTTGTCCTTGATGGCAACAAACATAAGACACATGTCAGTAATGTTTGTGATGGGACAACGTTCAGTACCGTGCCTGATGTTGTACACAACACACCATTGTGGGTCATGATGTATGTTTCTCTACCATCGACATCAGAGATGACAGGGGAACTGATATCAGGCCACAATATAAACAGCAAATGTGAAATGCATGTGAGTTAA